The Xiphias gladius isolate SHS-SW01 ecotype Sanya breed wild chromosome 4, ASM1685928v1, whole genome shotgun sequence genome includes a window with the following:
- the LOC120788654 gene encoding alpha-1-antitrypsin homolog — MRGISASCALAALLLAVACTDHHHHQDSEHSHEGELSCHNLSPPNADSGFALYKSLNAKTAAGKNIFYSPLGISTTLSMLSTGARGETHRQLFSILGYNTHNQAQINEAYEHLFHMLGHSQENQQLDVGNAVAVRSGFNPLEKFLKDVKHYYSGESFHVDFTKPDEAAAEINRFISSKTQGKIKDMVRDLDPAMVMVLINYVYFRGQWEKPFNVNLTHKADFHVDKTTKVQVDMMERMGRYDFYQDTDNHTTVIMLPYKGNTSMMIVLPDEGKMKEVEDYINKDYIRHWHDKLFRSSVNLFLPKFSISADASLDDTLKELGMTDAFANNADFSGMSYEVKLKVSKVSHKAVLSVDETGTEAAASTTIEVMPMSMPEIMTLNRPFLVFILEHSTGSILFMGKINNPTAM; from the exons ATGCGCGGTATCTCTGCCAGTTGTGCCCTAGCAGcactgctgctggctgtagcctgCACagaccaccaccatcaccaagACTCTGAACACAGCCATGAGGGTGAGCTGAGCTGCCACAATCTGTCCCCTCCCAATGCTGACTCCGGCTTTGCCCTCTACAAAAGTCTGAATGCCAAGACTGCTGCTGGAAAGAACATCTTCTACTCACCACTGGGCATCTCCACCACCCTGTCCATGCTGTCTACAGGGGCCCGTGGTGAAACACACAGGCAGTTGTTCTCCATCTTGGGCTACAACACTCACAACCAGGCACAGATCAACGAAGCATATGAGCATCTTTTCCACATGCTTGGCCACAGCCAGGAGAATCAGCAGTTGGATGTCGGCAATGCTGTTGCAGTGCGCTCTGGCTTCAATCCTCTGGAGAAATTCCTTAAGGATGTCAAGCACTACTACTCTGGTGAGAGCTTCCATGTCGACTTTACAAAACCTGATGAGGCTGCTGCTGAGATCAACAGATTCATTTCAAGTAAAACACAGGGCAAGATAAAAGACATGGTGAGGGACTTGGACCCTGCAATGGTCATGGTGCTGATCAACTATGTCTACTTCAGAG GACAGTGGGAGAAACCCTTCAATGTTAACCTGACACACAAGGCAGACTTCCATGTGGACAAAACCACCAAAGTTCAGGTGGACATGATGGAAAGAATGGGACGCTACGACTTCTATCAGGACACTGACAACCACACCACTGTCATCATGCTGCCCTACAAGGGCAATACCTCCATGATGATCGTCCTGCCTGATGAAGGCAAAatgaaggaggtggaggactACATCAATAAGGACTACATCAGACACTGGCACGACAAGCTCTTCAGAAG TTCTGTGAATCTGTTCCTGCCAAAGTTTTCTATCTCTGCTGATGCCTCCCTGGATGACACACTTAAAGAATTAGGAATGACAGATGCTTTTGCAAACAATGCTGATTTTTCTGGCATGTCTTACGAGGTCAAACTCAAAGTCTCGAAG GTATCCCACAAGGCTGTGCTAAGCGTGGATGAAACAGGAACAGAGGCAGCAGCTTCCACCACCATCGAAGTCATGCCCATGAGTATGCCTGAAATCATGACACTCAACAGGCCCTTCTTGGTCTTCATTCTGGAGCATTCCACTGGGAGCATCCTCTTCATGGGCAAGATCAACAACCCCACAGCAATGTAA